The genomic stretch TTGGATTCGTTGATTTGGTGCAGAAAGGGGGGTTCTGATCGTGTTACTATCCAAAGTCGAGAGCAGGAGATTAATCTCCGGGGATTTCTTTCGGGTCGAGCATTGGTTCATCCGCGGGAGATGAAGGCAGACAGGCAGATAGATTTCCAGGGTTGATGATAGATTGCTGTAGTTCTGTGGATGCTTTTGCAGATTAATCATGTATGTCAATCAAACCCTAATCATGTGAATGTTCAGTGCGGGAGCCAGTTTTCAGTGTTTTCTTGATTTAGTTACCGAGGCCTACTTCTGCCCTGCCCTGAAGCAGGATTTTCTCTTGTTCTGTTTCTTATCTGTTCAGTGCGGAAGCCAGTTTTACATCAGAATCGTTTTTTCAGAAAGCGAGAAATGTTGGTGCCATAGATTGTTCATCAACTTTTCATGACATTCAGTAGTCATAGGAATTACCTCAGATAATTTTTCTGTTGCTGCATCTATTTTTTCTGAAGTATTGCCGTGTCTTTGATTTCGAACTCTGCATGTATAGCTAGTGCATATGCTCTGTTCATCAGTTCAGTGGTTAGTTTTGCCACAACCATATATGTCCAGCACTTGCTGGCCTTCATCTGTCAGAGAGCAAAATTTTGTCCTTCCTATGGTTTATTTTGGCAGTACTAGTCCAATTCATTAGCCCCCTGAAAACACGTTGTAGAGAGCATCCTGCTTCTTTTCATCTGAACAGCATTTGGTTGAGCATTTGGCTGTGTTGCTGATCACTTCATACTAGTCAGGCAGTTTGGGCATAGAAACGATAGCGAGACCAAGACCCAGCTGAGAAGGAACTCTGTGCTAATCTTGCTAAATCCAGGTTAAGGCAGCATCAGCAACCCAAGTTAGGACATTTGAGCACGCAATTGCTTCAGTCAGATATACTACTCATGTAGAAACCACAGGGGATGATATGCTGTTCATCCTAGCTAGTACTTGACCTAGTCTAGTTAAATGTAAGGAAAAGACTTCCAAAGATGGGGGCTGAGCAGATGTTCTGAGTTAGGTCCAAGCCCCATGATCTTCCAATCATTATCCTGGTGTATTCGGATGTTTGCTGCCTAGTAGGCTGCTAAACTACTGTCGCTGAAAGTGACTGTCTAAACATTGAAAATTGCTTCTTTTTCCAATTCAGTTGTTATTTCACATTCGACCATATATCACTGGGTTATTTCAGTATAGAACTATATATATCACTGGGTTACTAGTATTTTTTTCAGGATTCATAATTTTTGTTTAACATTTCAAACTTATAATAAAGTGCCACATTCAGTGTGAGGCTACTGCTGGGTTTAGCTCGACTCATACGGACAAAGGTCTCTAGCCTTCAGGCACCAAACTGTCGCCGTTTGTTTGTTAAAGATGTCTACATGAATGATCTCCATGAGAAAGCTACTAGACAGGGGTTAGACTTTTATGATGTCTCTAACTTCGTGGCAGACTGCCGGTGATTGACAATAATGTACTTGACGATCTTGTGTGCCCAATCAGGTCAGGCGTCACTGACGGTCTGAATGCCGTTTATGACATGCTTCGTGCCAGCATTTACTCGCTCGATCGCCCGCCTCGGTTGATGCAAATGCATGCTTCAAATAGCAGGATAGCGACAGTAACTTCGCAGCTGTTCTGCTGCTCACAATCTCATACCCTCCGTTTTCTTTTTGTCGAAGCTCGTACTCTCTTCCAAGCATGTCCTATGTATTCCGTCTGACTAAGTTGGTCCCAAAATTCCAGAATCATACAAGTAATTTTTGTCAGACTCCACATTTAGGGCATGCTTGATTTAAAGGATGAGTGTAAGAAATTTATATTATACAATTCTATTGATTTTTTTCTATGatggttgtttgatttgtaggattgatTTTCATAGAAATTTTTCCGAAACAATCATTTGCACTAGATTTCATACGAAATCTAACATTCACTCCTAGTATCTCTTTTTGAGAGTCTTTTACCTTTTCTGTGATAAGAATCAAATACATTTTGGGCATATGAATTTCTGCAGGATTACAGTGGGCATGCCATTGTAatcttcagttttttttttcctattttactTGGAAAAAGGATGTTGAACCTCCAGGCTCTGCATTTCCACACAGAGATAGTAGGATATACCTTGTCTTTCATTTTGTTAAACGGAGGAAGAGCCAGACAAGGCTCGTCTTCGCTCACTCGGCAAGGGTAAAATGCACACCAGAAGCTCAACTATTTGGGAGGAACACATGATTTTGAAAGTTGTTGTGGCTGAGATCTTGCTTCCAAACGAATCTATTATATTTCTTCATCTTTCTAATTATCTGCCAATCATAAGGAGTATCGTTGCGCTTTTCAAAATCCAAATACAAAAGATATGTGTCTATGTCAGTACTGTACATTTAGTCTACTTCAATATATATGTTTAGAGCGacactgtggttggatggttagtatttacaagggcagtggcacccctagCCTACCATAGATCAAATCctatatttgattttttttagagTCTCATAAAAGGTAACAtatttcttcagtgggaggcgatgttctcATTGCTAATGAGGTGTATGCGGTGATTTCACCAATTTTAAAACCCGCTGGATCATTTTTTTGAACCCAATATCTCGAAGGTTCTCATAGAGATAAGATGCGTGTACCTATGGTAACAGTGGTAAAGTACGTACGTTCGAAGAAAAAAAACTTAGGTGAAACATAAACATAAGCGGCTTACACTTTGAGTGAATTAACAAATTCCAATACTCAAAAAAGATTAATTTCTAAGTAATAAAAAGATTTCTTTCATAGATGGCACTGAATTCGTCTACTTTTCACGAAATTTTATATGTGCCGCGCATAGGGGAGAGAGAGGCGTGGTTATTTATTTACATGTGCTGATTTCTGGTAATATTTGGGGTGTCCGAAATCCTATTTATTCGAGAgataacctgtggttggatggttaggaagaTAGTTGCATCCTAGCTCATCATAGTTCAAATTCGAGATTTGACACTTTGATATCTCATAAATACAAAATATGTTTTCAGTGGGTGACGACTGTTCCCACTAATAGCGAGATGACTATGATAATTTCGTTATTCTCAAAACTTATAGAATAACTTTTTTTACTCAGTCTCTCGAAAGTGCTCATGAAATATGATGTGACTAGGTGAGTTTTTCTAGACTCTCGTGTTtggcaaaacaaacaaaaaaaatcatttatCGTTCTCCTTAGCACGTGTTCGTGCGTGCACCCCCGAATTTACAGGTAAACAAGTAGGGGGTCGTGTTAGAGCCGGAGACTGCAGCCGTACGACCATTTGCAGGTCCACGCCGcaggaaagaaaaaaataaatttgGCTATGGAGCATTTTCCGGTAACCGCTACTACGTACGTACGCGTTGCCTAGGCGCGCGTCCGGGATGCTCACCACCGAGACCGAGCGAGACCTTGGGGCCCCACCAGCCCCGCCCCGATGGTGCGTGCATGTACGTACGCTCCGCCGTGGTAGAAGGCGAGGGAGACGGCGTCCACTCCGTTGTGAACGAACGTACGTCGGTCGTGGTAAGAAGCCGTGCTGGCGGTCGCCGGACGCCGGCTCATCATTTCCGTCCGCACCTCTTCCCAAGCGGAAAGACCAGGTCCAGGAACACGAGTACTGAACGGAACGGAACGGACGCAGGGCCCGAGGGCTGAAACAGAACAAGGCGGCGGTGATCCAGTAGAGCTACGTTCGTACGAGGGCCAGATCGACCCCCTGATTGTGTAGCAGTTCCGGAGAGCGTGAAGCCTACGCCGCGTCGGATGAAAATAGCGAGGAGCACACAGGAGAGGGACGTGGTAGGCAACGATGCACGTACGTCTCGCGGTGCTCATCGAGCACAGCCGGAGGAGTGCAGTAGCGGCCGCCCTGTTCGCTGCGCGGCACGGCCGATTAGACGGCGACGCCGCGCGCGAGCAGAGCAGCGGCACGTGTTCACAGCCGTCCACGTCCCCAGTATAGTGGATCGAATGAAGCCAGGTCACGTACGTACCGTGCGAACTGCGCAGGCGGCAGCGGAAAGAATCTGCGCCTCCTCGCGTACGTACGCAACCCTTTTCTGCCCTCTTTCTTTAATTTATTTGTTAATCGACCCCTCCGACGGTTCTACCTAGGCTTGGGACAGCGATCCTGTTTGCCGGTCAAAATGCCCGTTCGCCGCTCAGAGCAatttcaatagtatagccaactgttggttaTAAAgatatcatatcatttgtagtcatcatatagctaacatgtacaatagttggttataagaatgtagtactttactaatatggtccacatttcactctcacaaggtgcctaggagcatgtGCAAGAGCtgactattgcatagtagcccacctcccttctctctcctcttttctctcctccaacttatctaaaatatattatttaatatcttatagtcagctgactggactctattgtacttgctctcatatGTATAGCACATCTCTCCATTCGATCAAACCCCAATATATGCATGGAGCCTGATTGGCATCATCACCTCAAACCAAGTTGTTCTACAGGGAAAAAAAGATGGTTTGTTGGCTGGACAACGGCCAGCGCTAGTCAAATTAACCCACTGGCGATGAAAAACGCCCGAACAAAGCAGTTTACCTCTCTTTTGCATATGCGTAACTGAGGTTTGCTTCAGCTAACTCTCCCTTAGGAGCAACACTAGCAGATTCTGTAAAACCGGGTCCGTAAAATCGGTTCTAACGCGTTTCGAGCTTGTGTAGATCAGATTCCGTAAATGCGGAGAATTAAACTCGAAAACAAATATCACCGTCGTCGAAGTGCTTCGCGGGCACCTCATCGTCGGATGCTGATGAAGAGCAGCGACGGCGGTAACAACGGGAACAAGACCCTCGTTAGAATTGGCGTACATGCGAGCTTCCCAGCGGCACCAAGCCCCAGTTGGTCCGGCGCCTTCCTCGCGGCCTCACAGAAGACCCTTTTCGCGCGCTCCGCCGCGATGCTGAAGATCGGCTCCTCGCAACACATCGGGGACCTTCCACCCCCAATCCGCCCCCCCTGCTAGAACTACCGCCGCGAGGCATCTAAGGGTCAGGGTGGGTGCGGCGAATGCGACGGAATCTCTCACCGAAGTGTGAGCGCGGCTACTTCGTTCTAATTAACACAACCATGCTCCAAGTTGAAATAAGATGTATACATCGCTGTTACGCATTTCGAGAAAGAAGTTTCAATACatatttagtcaacaaaataGAAGATATACGTCACAAAAAATATACCATTTTATttatattcaaaagaagtttccaatAGTATATTTTGTGTGGCATATATCGTGTATTTTATTAACTAAATTTGTattcaaacttcttcctcaaaATTCGTAATTGTCCTGTAGACCGGTATAGAGGGGGTACATCATGGTGAGAGGCCGCCCAGTTAGTCTAACTTTCTTAATATGTGGTGGAATAATTCACAATACAAGATGTTCTAATATTTTCACAGCTTTTTACGTGGAACTAAACTTTACATACCCACCTTTTAGGTTTTAGCTCTCGTACTCATCGTGTGAGAGGCCGCCAAGTCAGTCTTCATCTCATATAGGCTAGCGCACATAGCTTTAAAATTTCCTGAAATCTTATGAGCGGGCGCGTGCCGGCCGGACGTTCCTGGCACGCACAGGAGGTGACAGTTATTTACATCTAGCTGTCAAAGAAATGGTAGGCTAGCTCATCATTTAAAAATactgtaacttttaaaccgtgcgacGAAATTACAATTCGTTTTCACTACTAAAATCTCCATGACGAGAGtttcgaaactagaccacattttcatatgtttcgatgatttttttttaacaagcaactttgatgcgcgacagagcaactttgttgtgcagcaaAATAACTTTGGTGTGcgacaaagcaactttggtgtgcaacGAACATGTACACTTCTTGGTACACGAAGGCACAACTTTGATGCCCGACAACAATTTTGGTATCCATCGGAGCAATTTCAATGTTTGACGAAGCAACTTAAGTGCCCTGCAGAGTAACTTTGGTGCCCGACGACGCAGTTTTTGAACCATGCGGAGCAACTTTGACGCCCGACCGAGCAATTTTTAGTGCTTGCgagcaactttggtactcgaCCGAGCAATTTTAGTGTCCTGCAGATCAACATTAGGAGTTGTTGCTGCAGCTATTGTGACCTACCATCGTTGTGAATCAAGTGTTTTCgttgcacaccaaagttgctttgccgCACACTAAAATTGTTTTTCTGCACAAAAAAGTTGCTCTATCGAGCATCaaaattgcttgttaaaaaattacgtcgaaacatatgaaaatgtggtctagttttgAAGCTCTCGTCGCTCAGATTCTAAAAGTGAAAACGGATTGTAATTTCgtcgcacggtttaaaagttacagtTTTTTTTAAAACGACAAAGTGATTTCAATTAGCtctaccatttcttcgacaaattGGACACATCTTTCCGTTTGTGTGAGCACTTTTCATTTTGGAATGACCGCTCAGTACGACCAACTGGCATGCAGCCGCTCCCTAGACGCGTCCTTAAAATTTATATATTCTGATATGAATTACTTGTGTATAGTTGGCGCAATATTTCAACACCAACTCCATCGCTGCTATCGTCGATCGAACAGGGCCGCCCGGCGAGCAGCGCCCGTCCCGTCCGTCCGGGAACAACGGGCGGTGCGCGCCTCGCCTAGTTCACTGTCCGTGGGCCCTGTGCGAGACGCCCAGGGCGGCGCTGCATGCATGTACGCTCCCGCTGCCAGGTGGGACCCCTCGTCGCCGTCACGGACGTCGCCACATCCGCACGCCAGCGTCTTCCTCggtttggtggtggtggaggatatAACGGAACTCGCCCCCGTCCAGTGTCCTTTTCCGTCCGAGACCCCGCCGCTGCCGCGCGCGCTCCAGGTTTTCTCACTGACAAGTGAACCACCACCTAGCTCGGTCCCACGGATCAGCGAACAGGATATGCGTACGACGGCGGGCCAGCGCGGTAAAAGTAGAATGACGAGGCTGCCCAcggaaacagcagcaccactttgCGTCGCGACCGTAACAAAACCACGAGGGAGGGAGACCCTCGCCCTGCCCATCTCAGCCTCAaaacatcctcctcctcctcgcttttCTCTGCCTCTCCTCGCGACCTCGCCGACCGGCTGCGGAGGCATGGCGGCGACGGCAGATCCGAGGGCCAAGCCGCCGCCCGCGCACCACCTCGAGCCGTGGGCGCGCCAGCCGCAGCAGCCGCCGAGAGCGCACCGCGTCCGCGCGCCCGCACACCAAACCGTTGAAGAGTCCTCCTCTTCGGTGGGGGCCTCCGCCGCCCGCGATCGGCGCCGCTCGTCGTCCAACTCCAGCCGCCGGAGCAGCGGCTGCGGCGGGAGCGAGGATCTCCGGGGCAAGCTCGTGGGCCACCTGCGGGACGCCGCGGACCGGCCCCGCCTGCCCCAGCCAACCCCTTCGCCACCGCCCCCTACCCCGAAGGCGGCCAGCCCACAACCGCCGGAGACGGAGCGCGAGCCCTCGCAAGAGCTCAAGGCGCCGCCGCAGGAACAAGAGCAGCCGCAGCAGGAGGACGTGGCGGAGAAGCCGTGGAAGCTGCGGGAgcgcacgcggcggcggcccgcGGCCCTGACGTCGTGGCCGGCCGCGTCGCCCTCCCCGTCGAGGCGCCGCAAGCGCGCGCCGTTCTCGGTATCCCTCGCCCCCGAGGAGATCGAGGAGGACATCTACGCGCTGACGGGcggccggccgcggcggcggcccaggaagcGGCCGCGCGCCGTGCAGCAGAAGCTCGATGTAAGGACCCGAATTCATTCGTTCCCCATACTGCCCCTGCCTTTCTCAACCATTTACTAATGCTAAAAGATTACTCAATTGCCCTTCCATTTAATCGGTCGATACGCTTTATGCTAGTTATGCTCGCTGAACTAGTAGTGGTCGTAGATGGTATCCTAAACTTGGCATGATTGTTGTGTGCAAGAATCGTCCACCCAACTAACAGCACCTTTGCAACGACGCGTGTGTGCAGTCGCTGTTCCCGGGGATGTGGCTAGCGGAGGTCACCGCCGACGACTACAAGGTGCCGGAGCCGGAAGAGGAGTAGCTCCCGCCGGCACGAAGGCTCCAGCTACCTCGCCTGGCATCATCGATACCCTTGGTCGCGTGAGTACGTCGCGGCCAGCTCAGCTAAGAAGGCCGCGCCCGAATTTATAACTTCTCGGCTTGGTCGCGTGGTGGAGCCGGCCGGGGCAGCGGCAGGTGCGCGTAGCTGCTCGGGGTCGTCACTAATGTGCCCAGTTTATAAAAAGTTATAAATTTATGAATAGAGACTCAAGCTTATTTGTCACATGCTGTTCCTGTCTTTCGTTTCTGTACAGTACTAGTACTAGCGTGCTTGTAATCTGCTGGAATTTATCCTAGCTCTCTGTTTTTAGTTGAATTTACCCTAGTAGCTCTCTGACGGACGGATCCTCGTCTGTGGAAGCGATCGCTGCCGCGGCAGCATGACTTCCGCCCCcgtttctggtgctgctagtgctACCATCTCGATCCGGTCTTTGTTCCATTTGCGTTTTCTCGGGGGCTACCCGAACGTGCGGTTGCGTTTGGGTCGGGTTGGGTAGGCCAAGCTGGATTCTCTCTCTGGACCCTCTCCCAGTCCTAGTATCTCGCTGGGTCCGTTGGCCGACACGCGACGGGTCCAAGAGCAAGAGGGCCGCGTCGCGCACCAGTTCGCGAGCAGACACGCCATGATTGCAGCAGCGGATACCAGTTTACCCAGCTCCGAAGGGAAGGAAGCAACTTTCCGCGTCGTCTTTCTCGCCCAGTCATCGAGCCGGTGCTAATACTCTGGTTGTCCACATCAACTAGAGAAAGCGGCCGAGCCGTACGTGCGCCGCTTACGATTATCAAGTCTATGTGATGCACGAGTTTGCAAGGGGAATGCCTCGTCAACCTGGCACGTAAGACCTGCCGAGCCGTGCGTGCTCGTGCTCGTGCTCGTCAACGTGTTTTGCTTGGCCAGGTCGGGAAAACGCGTGTACGTGCGAGCCGTAGTCCATCTCCAACGGAGCGACGCATTTACTTGTCCGCGAGCATCCGTTTACACCGCCCTGCAAACAGTGGCGGAGCCATCAGGGTGGAAGGGTGGGGCGGCCCCACCCTAAGATTTGGCCCAGACCATATATTAGgtaaagaaaaaattaaaaagtgAAAAAGACCAACCCAACTTAAGCCTGCCCCACCCTAGCAAATTGGGCTAGATTCGCCACTGCCTGCATACGCGAAAAATGACCATTTTTATCGGCGCGTCTGTTTGCATTTGAGGGTGGCTCCAACGGGGGGCGACGCTTTTTTTTACTacttttttttctcttctccatGTAAACATAGTTCTAAACATTACAtattggaacatggttttacacaaactaatacataattgggaacatggtttacacaaactaatacatcgtTTGAactatggttgacacaaattaaaataTTGGAAAATGAGGAAAGCCAGTAGTGTTgggtccgtatgttcgctgccaagaaagaacatgtcTAGGCACTTCcactcacctaaactggaaaattcaGCTGGTGATGATAGCCATGTTGGTCCAACCAAGGTAGGACGTACAGAGACCAGCACTATTGGCTTCAATTGGCTCGTGgtcatattcgctgcaaagaaagaacactctaacaacttaactatcgcagtccccctcgtagaggaaggtgagctggcaaccgaactcgagcgcgaggtcgcgggcgaacttgtcccaccctatgtgcaggtacatcttgccctgcccatcGAACAAAACCTCGACAATCCACCGGCAGTAgtagcagctggcctcccgtagctgcaagtgcgccaacttgacgccatcgacgaactcggcgaacttgttcgGGGGCcggttgatgccgagtgggtcgtcgtcgatgcggaggaggaactcgaagcagcggtcctcctgcgaagatgaggagggcgcaggcgacatcGACCGTGGggtcgtagctgctccaccacggcggcccctgccccagcCCCGGAGGCGCCcaggcccgcggcctcgaccgcctcgcctgccaccaggacccgccatggaatTCCTCGCGGCCCTGGTTGCGTCGCAGGAAAGCTAGGCGGggctacggtggagcttgtggcggctagggttgagcgtgcgccctctttatataggccggaggcaggcgacggccgcAGGACGCCTGGCGTCGCCGTTActgcgttggcggaggtgggcggcggcctcTCGGCAGGCGAAacatcgccattaacgtcgcacatactaccgaagcgacgcagcggtgcCAGTagctggcgcgcctgagaagacgcatcgatgcagggttgctgccaggcgggcccgacaaaACGTTCGCCAGACGTGAGCGGATACTTTGCGCGTCCACGCCACGTccacagagacgcatccgagacgcatatttaGGTCAGGTTTGCCTcatcgcggacggcccggtcactttgcgtcccgCTGAAGCAGGAATCGACAGATTTTTCTATCTCGAGCCGTAAACTAGCTTCGTACACGTATCACGTACGTAGGTGGCTTCTTTCTCGCAGGGAATGCGCCGGGGCCGTACGGCC from Lolium rigidum isolate FL_2022 chromosome 4, APGP_CSIRO_Lrig_0.1, whole genome shotgun sequence encodes the following:
- the LOC124706275 gene encoding serine/arginine repetitive matrix protein 1-like; the protein is MAATADPRAKPPPAHHLEPWARQPQQPPRAHRVRAPAHQTVEESSSSVGASAARDRRRSSSNSSRRSSGCGGSEDLRGKLVGHLRDAADRPRLPQPTPSPPPPTPKAASPQPPETEREPSQELKAPPQEQEQPQQEDVAEKPWKLRERTRRRPAALTSWPAASPSPSRRRKRAPFSVSLAPEEIEEDIYALTGGRPRRRPRKRPRAVQQKLDSLFPGMWLAEVTADDYKVPEPEEE